A genomic stretch from Oleomonas cavernae includes:
- a CDS encoding isoprenyl transferase, with protein sequence MKPAVEIVGAQVPRHVAVIMDGNGRWAKARLLPRIIGHQRGSDAVRRVVEAAADFGIEYLTLYAFSSENWKRPMDEVGDLMGLLRLYLRRDLAELHANGVRLKVIGDRQRLPADLMGLIEQAETQTRANQRLTVTLAISYGGQDEIVNAARRLAQEAAAGQLDPATIDCNLFASRLETAGIPDPDLVIRTSGEKRLSNFLLWQAAYAEFVFVDTLWPDFGRDELMSAIREFQARDRRFGARKE encoded by the coding sequence ATGAAGCCGGCCGTTGAAATAGTAGGCGCCCAAGTGCCCCGCCACGTTGCCGTCATCATGGATGGCAACGGGCGCTGGGCCAAGGCGCGCCTGTTGCCGCGCATCATCGGCCATCAGCGCGGCTCGGACGCGGTCAGGCGGGTGGTCGAGGCGGCGGCGGATTTCGGCATCGAATATCTGACGCTCTATGCCTTCTCGTCGGAGAACTGGAAGCGCCCGATGGACGAGGTCGGCGACCTCATGGGGCTGTTGCGCCTGTACCTGCGCCGCGACCTGGCCGAGCTGCATGCCAATGGCGTGCGGCTGAAGGTGATCGGCGATCGCCAGCGGCTGCCCGCCGACCTCATGGGCCTGATCGAACAGGCCGAGACCCAGACGCGGGCCAACCAGCGCCTGACCGTAACCTTGGCCATCTCCTATGGCGGCCAGGACGAAATCGTCAACGCGGCCCGCCGGCTGGCGCAGGAAGCGGCGGCCGGCCAGCTCGACCCGGCGACCATCGACTGCAACCTGTTTGCCAGCCGCCTGGAGACCGCGGGCATTCCAGATCCCGACCTCGTCATCCGCACTTCGGGGGAAAAGCGGCTGTCGAACTTCCTGCTGTGGCAGGCGGCCTATGCCGAATTCGTCTTCGTGGACACGCTGTGGCCGGATTTCGGCCGCGACGAGCTGATGTCGGCGATTCGCGAATTCCAGGCCCGCGATCGCCGCTTCGGGGCGCGCAAAGAGTAG